Proteins encoded by one window of Fibrobacter sp. UWT2:
- a CDS encoding peptidoglycan DD-metalloendopeptidase family protein: MRMFGFLLSIVLFFTACASNKNTAQDTQPTTEPETQILAPSETESEFTGNPILDEADAGNSEIAANDVTAADSDIEDSDGESEMSQEEADAELAADMAEGDSASLETLPKLTLDMTTAFVPTASRRISAPYGIRTYRMHRGVDMGLCHGEDRTIVAAFTGVVTKVRNQGRRKGYGKYVILDHGNGLTTLYAHLASWQVHVGDTLQAGDTIGVGGNTGRSFGAHLHFEMKYHGNYIDPSTIFNFEEGTFQSALITIEPQEMLAVEEGYQKELSKHRYYKVRRGDCLGKIARKYGISVTRLKQLNGIKGNTIRPGQVLRCS, from the coding sequence ATGCGAATGTTTGGTTTTCTACTGTCTATTGTATTGTTTTTTACAGCCTGTGCTTCAAACAAAAACACGGCTCAAGATACTCAGCCCACAACCGAGCCAGAAACACAGATTTTAGCTCCCTCCGAAACGGAAAGTGAATTTACCGGCAACCCGATTCTTGACGAAGCCGACGCCGGCAATTCCGAAATCGCCGCCAACGATGTCACCGCAGCAGACTCCGATATCGAAGATTCCGACGGTGAATCCGAAATGAGCCAAGAAGAAGCAGACGCCGAACTCGCCGCCGATATGGCCGAAGGCGATTCCGCATCGCTCGAGACGCTCCCCAAGTTGACGCTTGACATGACCACCGCCTTTGTACCCACGGCAAGCCGCCGCATTTCGGCCCCTTATGGCATTCGCACCTACCGCATGCATCGCGGTGTCGACATGGGACTTTGCCACGGCGAAGACCGCACCATTGTAGCCGCCTTTACAGGTGTGGTCACCAAGGTCCGCAACCAAGGCCGCCGCAAAGGCTATGGCAAGTACGTGATTCTGGACCACGGCAATGGCCTCACGACGCTCTACGCCCATCTCGCCAGCTGGCAAGTACATGTCGGCGACACCCTGCAAGCCGGCGATACGATCGGCGTAGGCGGCAACACGGGCCGTTCCTTCGGCGCCCATCTGCACTTCGAGATGAAGTACCACGGCAACTACATCGACCCGTCCACGATTTTCAACTTCGAAGAAGGCACTTTCCAGAGTGCCCTCATTACGATCGAACCGCAAGAAATGCTCGCGGTTGAAGAAGGCTACCAGAAGGAACTTTCCAAGCACCGCTACTACAAGGTGCGGCGCGGCGACTGCCTCGGCAAAATCGCCCGCAAGTACGGCATTTCTGTAACGCGACTCAAGCAGCTGAACGGCATCAAGGGCAACACCATTCGCCCGGGTCAAGTGCTCCGTTGCTCGTAA
- a CDS encoding glycine--tRNA ligase — MAKKVQDALKDIISLCKRRGFIFPGSEIYDGLANTWDYGPYGVELKRNIKNLWWKKFVTSRQDVLGLDSSILLNPRVWKASGHVGNFSDPLVDCLACHERFRADQLLEDKLGEGCCAGKNFDEVHQMMMDNKIECPTCGKTDWTKPRAFNLMFQTEIGVIEGEGNKVYLRPETAQGIFVDFKNIVDNVRPRIPFGVGQIGKSFRNEITPGNFIFRTREFEQMELEFFCEPGTELDWYNFWRKYCFDWLVNDLGVNKEKLRLREHAKEELSHYSNGTTDVEYEFPFGWGELWGIASRTNYDLTQHQNESKVKQEYIDPVQNKRYIPYVVEPSLGVERLLLVLLCDAYEVEKLENDERTVLHFDPKIAPVKVAVLPLVKKGQVKAKAEELYQKLLNRWNVEYDETQSIGKRYRRQDELGTPFCVTVDFDTVGEGESDPAKLGYVTVRERDSMKQELVKIDELEAYLSAKLGC; from the coding sequence ATGGCAAAGAAAGTTCAGGATGCCCTCAAGGACATCATCTCCCTCTGCAAGCGCCGCGGTTTCATTTTCCCCGGCTCCGAAATTTATGACGGCCTCGCCAATACTTGGGACTACGGTCCGTATGGCGTGGAACTGAAGCGCAACATCAAGAACCTCTGGTGGAAGAAGTTCGTGACCAGCCGTCAGGACGTGCTCGGTCTCGACAGTTCTATTCTCTTGAACCCCCGCGTTTGGAAGGCTTCTGGCCACGTGGGTAACTTCTCTGACCCGCTGGTCGACTGCCTCGCTTGCCACGAACGTTTCCGTGCCGACCAACTTTTGGAAGACAAGCTCGGCGAAGGCTGCTGCGCCGGCAAGAACTTTGACGAAGTCCACCAGATGATGATGGACAACAAGATCGAATGCCCGACCTGCGGCAAGACCGACTGGACCAAGCCCCGCGCATTCAACCTGATGTTCCAGACCGAAATCGGCGTGATCGAAGGCGAAGGCAACAAGGTGTACCTCCGTCCGGAAACCGCTCAGGGTATCTTTGTTGACTTCAAGAACATTGTCGACAACGTCCGCCCGCGCATTCCGTTCGGTGTGGGCCAGATCGGTAAGTCCTTCCGTAACGAAATCACTCCGGGTAACTTCATCTTCCGTACCCGCGAATTCGAACAGATGGAACTTGAATTCTTCTGCGAACCGGGTACCGAACTTGACTGGTACAACTTCTGGCGCAAGTACTGCTTCGACTGGCTCGTGAACGACCTCGGCGTGAACAAGGAAAAGCTCCGCCTCCGCGAACATGCCAAGGAAGAACTTTCTCACTATTCCAACGGTACCACCGACGTCGAATACGAATTCCCGTTCGGTTGGGGCGAACTCTGGGGTATCGCTTCTCGTACGAACTACGACTTGACGCAGCACCAGAACGAATCCAAGGTCAAGCAGGAATACATTGACCCGGTCCAGAACAAGCGCTATATCCCGTACGTTGTGGAACCGTCCCTCGGTGTGGAACGTTTGCTCCTCGTGCTCCTCTGCGACGCTTACGAAGTCGAAAAGCTCGAAAACGACGAACGTACCGTGCTCCACTTCGATCCGAAGATTGCTCCGGTGAAGGTTGCCGTTCTCCCGCTCGTGAAGAAGGGCCAGGTGAAGGCCAAGGCCGAAGAACTCTACCAGAAGCTCCTCAATCGCTGGAACGTGGAATACGATGAAACGCAGTCCATCGGTAAGCGCTACCGCCGTCAGGACGAACTCGGCACACCGTTCTGCGTGACCGTCGACTTCGACACCGTGGGCGAAGGTGAATCTGATCCGGCAAAGCTCGGCTACGTGACGGTTCGCGAACGCGACTCCATGAAGCAGGAACTGGTCAAGATCGACGAACTCGAAGCTTACCTCTCCGCTAAGCTCGGCTGTTAA
- a CDS encoding sodium:proton antiporter, whose translation MLTSLALIFLLGLLLGSIFVKLKLPSILGMILTGIILGPHALNLLRPAFLDISADLRQLALVIILTRAGLTLDMREFKRIGRAALLMCFVPASIEIVGVVLLAPPLMGVTYWEAALMGSTIAAVSPAVVVPRMLKMREENRGVRRGIPQMLLAGASLDDVYVLVTFAAFLALLKGESVSATSFLSVPVSITLGAVVGVACGYALVWFFKHKHMRDTVKVLIILSFAFLLNELEHDISHVVPFSGMIAVVAIAACIYGKHPELAKRISGKFTKFWVAAEIILFVLVGSTLDVAYAFTAGIGAIFVVLGAMFFRMGGVFICMLRTPLNKKERLFCMLAYVPKATVQAAIGGVPLSFGLACGNNVLTLAAVAIMVTAPLGAIFIDKTYRRLVPVDSAENG comes from the coding sequence ATGTTGACTTCTCTCGCACTTATTTTCTTGCTTGGGCTGCTTTTGGGCTCGATTTTCGTCAAGCTTAAGCTCCCAAGTATCCTCGGAATGATTCTAACTGGGATTATTCTCGGACCTCACGCATTGAATCTGCTTCGGCCCGCTTTTTTGGATATTTCAGCGGACTTGAGGCAGCTGGCGCTGGTGATTATCCTGACGCGCGCGGGGTTGACCCTCGATATGCGGGAATTCAAGCGGATTGGTCGCGCCGCCCTCTTGATGTGTTTTGTGCCCGCTTCGATTGAAATTGTGGGCGTCGTTTTGCTTGCGCCGCCACTGATGGGGGTGACTTACTGGGAAGCTGCCCTCATGGGGTCTACCATTGCGGCGGTGTCGCCGGCGGTGGTGGTGCCTCGCATGCTCAAGATGCGCGAGGAAAATCGCGGCGTGAGGCGTGGAATTCCACAGATGCTTCTGGCGGGAGCTTCGCTAGATGACGTGTATGTGCTGGTGACCTTTGCGGCGTTCCTGGCGCTTTTGAAGGGCGAATCCGTTTCGGCGACGAGTTTCCTTTCGGTGCCGGTCTCCATTACCCTCGGTGCGGTCGTGGGGGTGGCCTGCGGGTATGCCTTGGTGTGGTTCTTTAAGCATAAGCACATGCGCGATACGGTGAAGGTGCTGATTATCTTGAGTTTCGCCTTCTTACTGAACGAGCTGGAGCATGATATTAGCCATGTGGTGCCGTTCAGCGGCATGATTGCGGTGGTTGCCATTGCTGCCTGCATTTACGGAAAACACCCGGAGCTTGCTAAACGCATTAGCGGCAAGTTCACCAAGTTCTGGGTCGCGGCCGAGATTATCTTGTTTGTGCTTGTGGGTAGCACCCTGGACGTGGCTTACGCGTTTACGGCGGGAATCGGTGCCATTTTCGTGGTTTTGGGCGCGATGTTCTTTAGAATGGGCGGCGTGTTTATTTGCATGCTGCGTACTCCGCTGAACAAGAAGGAACGCCTGTTCTGCATGCTGGCCTATGTTCCAAAGGCGACGGTGCAGGCGGCTATCGGCGGCGTGCCCTTGAGTTTTGGGCTTGCCTGCGGCAACAACGTGCTCACGCTCGCGGCGGTGGCGATTATGGTAACGGCCCCGCTCGGAGCTATCTTTATAGATAAAACCTATAGGCGGCTGGTGCCGGTGGATTCGGCCGAGAACGGCTAA
- a CDS encoding phosphoglycerate dehydrogenase → MATIKTMNNISKKGLSLFGSFYQVSDSIEKPDAILVRSAQVDTDNFDGLLAVARAGAGVNNITIDKASAKGICVFNTPGANANAVAELVMTVLGMAVRNVDKAAAWVKGLDTNDPDLAKTVESGKKKFAGMELAGKTLGVIGLGKIGVLVANYARWKNMRVIAYEPYPNAANMHELSNKVEIADLDTVIANSDFLTVHVPFIKGVTENLLNRKNLAGFKGSYIMNFARGGIVEMAPVNEMLASGSLQGYLCDFPDADLIKNDKVTCFPHLGASTEEAEENCAVMAVEELKDYIEYGCVRNSVNFPALVDHPHSGVKSRVVVINQDVPNMISEITKVFGAEGINIASFSNKSNGKIGYNLVDVESKVDDSIVEKLSKLDKVIKVRVIHF, encoded by the coding sequence ATGGCAACTATTAAGACGATGAACAATATTTCCAAGAAAGGCTTGAGCCTGTTTGGCTCGTTCTATCAGGTTTCCGATTCTATCGAAAAACCCGATGCCATCTTGGTGCGTTCCGCCCAGGTTGATACCGACAACTTTGACGGCCTACTGGCTGTCGCCCGCGCCGGCGCTGGCGTGAACAACATCACCATCGACAAGGCTTCCGCAAAGGGCATCTGCGTGTTCAATACTCCGGGTGCAAACGCCAACGCCGTTGCCGAACTCGTGATGACCGTGCTCGGCATGGCTGTGCGTAACGTGGACAAGGCTGCCGCTTGGGTCAAGGGCCTCGACACGAACGATCCGGACCTCGCCAAGACCGTTGAAAGCGGTAAGAAGAAGTTCGCCGGCATGGAACTCGCCGGTAAGACTCTCGGCGTGATTGGCCTCGGCAAGATCGGCGTGCTCGTCGCTAACTATGCCCGTTGGAAGAACATGCGCGTCATCGCTTACGAACCGTATCCGAACGCCGCCAACATGCACGAACTTTCCAACAAGGTTGAGATTGCCGACCTCGACACCGTGATCGCCAACTCCGACTTCCTCACCGTGCACGTTCCGTTCATCAAGGGCGTGACCGAAAACTTGCTCAACCGCAAGAACCTCGCCGGCTTCAAGGGCAGCTACATCATGAACTTCGCCCGCGGTGGTATCGTGGAAATGGCTCCGGTGAACGAAATGCTCGCTTCCGGTTCTCTCCAGGGCTACCTCTGCGACTTCCCGGATGCAGACCTCATCAAGAACGACAAGGTGACCTGCTTCCCGCACCTCGGCGCTTCTACCGAAGAAGCCGAAGAAAACTGCGCCGTGATGGCTGTCGAAGAATTGAAGGACTACATCGAATACGGTTGCGTCCGCAATTCCGTGAACTTCCCGGCCCTCGTTGACCACCCGCATTCCGGCGTCAAGAGCCGCGTCGTGGTGATCAACCAGGACGTTCCGAACATGATTTCTGAAATCACGAAGGTGTTCGGTGCCGAAGGCATCAACATTGCTTCTTTCAGCAACAAGAGCAATGGCAAGATCGGCTACAACCTCGTTGACGTGGAAAGCAAGGTCGATGACTCTATCGTCGAAAAGCTCTCCAAGCTCGACAAGGTCATCAAGGTCCGCGTCATTCATTTCTAA
- the ispG gene encoding (E)-4-hydroxy-3-methylbut-2-enyl-diphosphate synthase: MTKFSEFPYVADRFNAVRRETVQVRVGGALIGGNAPILVQSMTTTKPKDVEKTVAETLALAKVGCGLVRITAPTFADAQGLEEVMKRVRAAGCTVPVSADIHFQPKAAFEALKWVEKVRINPGNFVDTGILTLDQQTDKTFEEGKEKVAEAFTPFVQEAKRLGRAIRIGVNHGSLAARMIYRYGDTVEGMVESAMEYLAVCEAEHFDQVVLSLKSSNPRVAIAAYRMLAARIKQEGFKPYPFHVGVTEAGAGADGRLKSAAGIGALLLDGLADTIRVSLTEDPVAEVPVAQELIKACALPAAPTAYNVPVLEKDPYHYERRETTPVAVAGVEIGGSSPVKVGVKADAIALTGERRNAEFALPSLNEKPVVEFKDAMDIAGFAQNPAAVPAGSVFCYTGAEMVAGVRALAAALEAAGRKDPILLYAKINDNERETLRVSADIGSLVTDGLGDAVVIDGYKGAKESVLLAFDILQAAYCRRSKTNFISCPSCGRTLYDIQQVMGKIKARFGHLSDISIGIMGCIVNGPGEMADADFGYVGGGPGRITLFEGKTAVKKNIPEEDAIEELVNLIKERGRWQEP; the protein is encoded by the coding sequence ATGACGAAGTTTAGCGAATTCCCCTATGTAGCCGACCGCTTCAATGCAGTCCGCAGGGAAACTGTACAAGTCCGCGTTGGCGGCGCACTTATCGGGGGCAATGCCCCCATTTTAGTTCAGTCCATGACCACCACCAAGCCCAAGGATGTGGAAAAAACGGTGGCCGAAACGTTGGCACTTGCCAAGGTGGGTTGCGGACTGGTTCGCATTACGGCTCCGACTTTCGCTGATGCCCAGGGGCTCGAAGAAGTGATGAAGCGCGTGCGTGCCGCCGGTTGCACCGTTCCGGTTTCTGCCGACATCCACTTCCAGCCGAAGGCCGCTTTCGAAGCCCTCAAGTGGGTCGAGAAGGTCCGCATCAATCCGGGTAACTTTGTCGATACTGGCATTTTGACGCTTGACCAGCAGACGGACAAGACTTTTGAAGAAGGCAAGGAAAAGGTTGCCGAAGCCTTTACGCCGTTCGTGCAAGAGGCTAAGCGCCTCGGTCGCGCCATCCGTATAGGCGTGAACCACGGTTCCCTTGCCGCCCGTATGATTTACCGCTATGGCGATACCGTGGAAGGCATGGTGGAAAGTGCCATGGAATACTTGGCCGTGTGCGAAGCCGAACACTTCGACCAGGTTGTTTTGAGTTTGAAGAGCAGCAATCCGCGCGTGGCCATTGCCGCTTACCGTATGCTCGCTGCCCGCATCAAGCAGGAAGGCTTCAAGCCGTATCCGTTCCACGTGGGCGTGACTGAAGCGGGCGCGGGTGCCGACGGCCGCTTGAAGTCTGCTGCAGGCATCGGCGCCTTGTTGCTCGATGGCCTTGCCGATACGATTCGCGTGTCGCTCACTGAAGATCCGGTGGCCGAAGTCCCGGTGGCTCAGGAACTTATCAAGGCTTGCGCTTTGCCTGCTGCGCCGACGGCCTACAACGTGCCGGTTCTTGAAAAAGACCCGTATCATTACGAACGCAGAGAAACGACGCCCGTTGCTGTTGCAGGCGTGGAAATCGGCGGTAGCAGTCCGGTGAAGGTCGGCGTGAAGGCCGATGCGATTGCACTCACGGGTGAACGCCGCAATGCTGAATTTGCGCTGCCGAGCTTGAACGAAAAGCCTGTCGTTGAATTTAAGGATGCGATGGATATCGCCGGTTTCGCGCAGAATCCGGCTGCCGTGCCCGCTGGTTCCGTGTTCTGCTACACGGGAGCCGAGATGGTCGCTGGCGTGCGCGCCCTTGCTGCCGCTTTGGAAGCGGCAGGTCGCAAAGACCCGATTCTGCTTTACGCCAAGATTAACGACAACGAACGTGAAACGCTCCGCGTGTCCGCCGACATCGGAAGCCTCGTCACCGACGGCCTTGGCGACGCCGTCGTGATCGACGGCTACAAGGGCGCGAAGGAAAGCGTTCTTCTGGCCTTCGACATTCTGCAGGCCGCCTACTGCCGCCGCAGCAAGACGAACTTTATCAGCTGCCCGAGCTGCGGCCGCACCCTCTACGATATTCAGCAGGTGATGGGCAAGATCAAGGCCCGCTTCGGTCACCTCTCTGACATTTCCATCGGCATCATGGGCTGCATCGTGAACGGCCCGGGCGAAATGGCTGACGCCGACTTCGGCTACGTCGGTGGTGGCCCCGGCCGCATTACCCTCTTCGAAGGCAAGACGGCGGTCAAGAAGAACATCCCCGAAGAAGACGCCATCGAGGAACTCGTGAATTTGATCAAGGAAAGAGGCCGGTGGCAAGAACCTTAG
- a CDS encoding HD domain-containing phosphohydrolase codes for MGLSMVLLYLTILTVVAAFNFMLHYHANPKQNGPYPLLFFFSFIACLGHLLLALSTNVDQAILSNKVIYVGSIFLPIITFNACLSICKINFPAWSHDFLMLIVLIVFGMSLTVGFNGFYYKSVKFIQTCGVGNFVADYGIGHDIFNFMMVGFVIINVSLIIYAFIKKKNVSFKSLVALSSIEAVSILSFFISRVVESDTLVMPGVYVFDQFALMYICYRVKRYDVEQILSQVLETQNADSYVLIDSDNSFLGSNAVGYETFPNLKNCRIDHTTPDNHELNHLLLTWIKEESSGKVTAEKKFEQDGKYYKIKLRQLSLSGSEKINMFKIEDETSIHNYINMLGTNNVRLELMLKENDSQIRSIQEQMVVGMAHMVENRDSNIGSHIKRTRRVVQILVDYLRKDHTLGQSEFFYDCLVSAAPMHDIGKIAIDDRILRKPGRFTPQEYEEMKEHPEKGAMIVENLLTAVESPEFVKIAKNVARYHHERFDGFGYPKKLKGNDIPFEARVMAIADVYDALVSKRCYKAEMSFEEAYNIIIEGMGTQFDPSLKDCFTACRYKLEEYYSSLKEDEA; via the coding sequence ATGGGATTATCTATGGTGCTTTTGTATTTAACAATCCTGACCGTGGTTGCGGCTTTTAACTTTATGCTGCATTACCATGCAAATCCAAAGCAGAATGGACCATACCCATTGCTGTTTTTCTTTTCGTTTATAGCTTGCTTGGGGCATTTGTTACTCGCTTTGTCTACCAACGTGGACCAGGCGATTCTTTCGAATAAGGTAATTTACGTTGGATCCATCTTCCTTCCGATAATCACTTTTAACGCCTGCCTTTCGATTTGCAAAATCAATTTCCCGGCTTGGAGCCATGATTTTCTCATGCTGATTGTGCTCATTGTTTTTGGCATGTCGTTAACTGTTGGCTTCAATGGTTTCTACTACAAGTCCGTCAAATTTATCCAGACATGTGGCGTGGGCAATTTCGTTGCCGATTATGGAATTGGACATGACATTTTCAACTTCATGATGGTTGGTTTTGTCATCATCAACGTAAGCCTAATTATTTACGCCTTCATTAAAAAGAAAAACGTTTCGTTCAAGAGCCTTGTGGCACTCTCCTCGATTGAAGCGGTATCGATCCTTTCGTTCTTCATTTCGCGTGTAGTCGAAAGCGACACCTTGGTTATGCCCGGTGTTTACGTTTTTGACCAATTCGCACTCATGTACATCTGCTACAGAGTCAAGCGCTACGATGTGGAACAGATCCTTTCCCAGGTGCTTGAAACTCAGAATGCCGACAGTTATGTCCTTATCGATTCGGACAACAGTTTTCTCGGTAGCAATGCGGTGGGTTACGAGACCTTCCCGAACCTCAAGAATTGCCGTATTGACCATACCACTCCCGACAATCACGAACTGAACCATTTGCTCCTCACCTGGATCAAGGAAGAATCCAGCGGCAAGGTGACTGCCGAAAAGAAGTTTGAACAGGATGGCAAGTATTACAAGATCAAGCTTCGCCAGCTTTCTCTTTCCGGTTCCGAAAAAATCAACATGTTCAAGATCGAAGACGAAACCAGCATCCACAACTACATCAACATGCTGGGCACCAACAACGTCCGTCTGGAACTGATGCTCAAGGAAAACGATTCCCAGATCCGTTCGATTCAGGAACAGATGGTGGTGGGTATGGCCCACATGGTGGAAAACCGCGACAGCAATATCGGAAGCCATATCAAGCGTACGAGAAGGGTCGTGCAGATTCTGGTGGATTACCTGCGCAAGGACCACACTCTCGGACAGTCCGAATTCTTCTACGATTGCCTGGTGTCTGCCGCGCCGATGCACGATATCGGTAAGATCGCTATCGATGACCGCATCTTGAGAAAGCCCGGCCGCTTTACGCCGCAGGAATACGAAGAGATGAAGGAACACCCGGAAAAGGGCGCCATGATTGTGGAAAACCTTTTGACGGCGGTGGAGTCTCCGGAATTTGTGAAGATTGCAAAGAACGTGGCGCGCTACCATCACGAACGTTTCGACGGATTTGGTTACCCCAAGAAACTCAAGGGCAACGATATTCCCTTCGAGGCCCGCGTCATGGCGATTGCCGACGTGTACGACGCCTTGGTGTCCAAGCGTTGCTACAAGGCAGAAATGTCTTTCGAAGAGGCTTACAATATTATTATCGAGGGAATGGGAACCCAGTTCGACCCCTCGCTTAAGGATTGCTTTACCGCTTGCCGCTATAAACTCGAAGAATATTATAGCAGCTTGAAGGAAGACGAAGCCTAA
- a CDS encoding type II secretion system protein: MKGNFHLKRGFTMIEIMVVVVILGVLAGIGTPKLLGLTEKTKEKADLMKLYYLRDALDKALIENGEALYNSSYLSSGKEKEQQDKLNKLKNALKSEAGVSLFVIEMKGGAAMNVQSKHGSANNSANMCELIGGAGTWYNALKEAHFDGVAEIVAYRLKTVNNTGITNDITNNGKPTSFTVVQDGSNYRTYPNSPMFISRELNYGKAAGLDKITSQGNNKTNYRLTMSFQWSGGNESNHSIEVALLPNGGKMRNNSNGKGSAFLTDHGVCFSTYGDIGCADYKY; the protein is encoded by the coding sequence ATGAAGGGAAATTTCCATCTGAAACGTGGGTTTACCATGATTGAAATCATGGTGGTTGTTGTTATCCTTGGGGTTTTGGCTGGGATTGGTACTCCCAAGCTTTTGGGACTCACAGAAAAAACCAAAGAAAAAGCCGATTTAATGAAGTTGTATTACCTGCGCGATGCTCTAGACAAGGCTTTAATTGAGAATGGAGAAGCCTTGTACAATAGTTCCTATTTATCGTCAGGGAAAGAAAAGGAACAACAAGATAAACTCAACAAACTGAAAAATGCCTTGAAAAGTGAAGCCGGCGTATCCTTATTCGTTATTGAAATGAAAGGTGGAGCCGCAATGAATGTGCAGAGCAAACACGGTAGTGCCAACAATAGTGCAAACATGTGCGAATTGATTGGGGGCGCCGGAACCTGGTACAATGCACTGAAAGAAGCTCACTTTGACGGCGTCGCTGAAATTGTCGCCTACAGACTCAAAACCGTAAACAACACCGGCATAACAAATGATATAACCAATAACGGAAAGCCAACCAGCTTTACAGTAGTACAAGATGGTTCCAACTACCGCACGTACCCAAACTCCCCCATGTTCATAAGCCGCGAATTGAATTATGGAAAAGCAGCTGGTTTGGACAAAATCACATCTCAAGGCAACAACAAGACTAATTACCGTTTGACAATGAGTTTCCAATGGAGTGGCGGCAACGAAAGCAATCACTCTATAGAAGTAGCACTCCTTCCCAATGGAGGAAAGATGCGCAACAATTCAAATGGAAAAGGCAGCGCATTCCTCACTGATCACGGCGTCTGCTTCTCAACCTATGGCGACATAGGTTGCGCCGATTACAAGTACTAA
- a CDS encoding FISUMP domain-containing protein: MKYLYKILLCALVLGGCYSDKGYEPKTDYSNVAASYRVGNRVDLPLCTKSREGVVFYIENSGVNYACSDGIWVFTKEFWIEDRSSIPYFDSDSARLAEILSELDYPDPVYDAYEDERDGHIYTLVRIDGRWWFAENLDFEVARSVHIDYRKCDDFCGVGYYYADIHDACPRGFHVPKEKDWNRLLEYAGGKYYAGKVLKSKGSWDYDGLNLLGFSVLDVQYRNYGDVCYWTSTGELFEFTNYDEVQEFQGGNSYKNCSVRCVED; the protein is encoded by the coding sequence ATGAAATATTTGTATAAAATATTGTTGTGTGCGCTGGTTTTGGGCGGGTGCTATAGCGATAAAGGGTACGAGCCCAAGACGGATTATTCCAATGTTGCGGCATCTTATAGGGTCGGTAACAGGGTTGACTTGCCTCTCTGCACTAAAAGCAGGGAAGGGGTTGTTTTCTATATCGAAAATAGTGGTGTGAATTACGCTTGTTCCGATGGCATTTGGGTTTTTACGAAAGAATTTTGGATCGAAGATCGTAGCAGCATTCCCTATTTTGATTCCGATTCGGCTCGCCTGGCCGAAATCCTCAGCGAATTGGATTATCCGGATCCGGTTTATGATGCCTATGAAGATGAACGAGATGGCCATATTTATACACTCGTAAGGATTGATGGCCGCTGGTGGTTTGCCGAAAACCTGGATTTCGAGGTAGCGAGATCCGTTCATATTGATTATAGGAAGTGCGACGATTTTTGCGGTGTCGGCTATTATTACGCTGATATCCACGATGCTTGCCCCAGAGGTTTCCATGTTCCCAAAGAAAAGGATTGGAACCGTTTGCTTGAATATGCGGGTGGAAAGTACTATGCGGGGAAGGTTTTGAAGTCGAAAGGGTCTTGGGATTACGACGGCTTGAATCTTCTTGGTTTTTCTGTGCTTGATGTGCAATACAGGAATTATGGCGATGTCTGTTACTGGACGAGTACGGGGGAACTCTTCGAATTCACGAACTATGACGAAGTCCAGGAATTCCAAGGCGGAAATTCTTACAAGAACTGTTCGGTGCGTTGTGTGGAGGATTAG
- a CDS encoding tRNA-dihydrouridine synthase family protein codes for MLPIHFAPLQGFTESAYRLAHSKFAPGIHTYYTPFLRLEKGEVRAKDLRDLQAEHPYHLVPQIIVRNVEEFNLLTKAVTELGFKEIDINMGCPYPMQTKSGRGSGILSHPEKIREILDAINQLSQPAAEPATDKSPKFSIKMRLGLTSPEECLQLLPLLNEAPLAHITLHPRVGIQQYKGALDFETFDKFYGECKHPLIFNGDITDLKQIQYIETRYPKLAGIMIGRGLLANPVLAAQYAGLPCGTTTETLLKIHADIAADYARRLQGNAQILDKIRPFWTYADLQKKIRKKIEKSRTLEEYLEAVNELG; via the coding sequence ATGCTCCCCATTCACTTTGCCCCGCTCCAAGGGTTTACCGAATCGGCTTACCGACTAGCCCACAGCAAGTTCGCCCCTGGAATCCACACCTATTACACCCCGTTTCTTAGGTTGGAAAAAGGCGAAGTCCGGGCCAAGGACCTCCGCGATCTGCAGGCGGAACACCCTTACCATCTAGTACCGCAAATCATCGTACGCAATGTCGAGGAATTCAACCTTCTGACCAAGGCCGTCACGGAACTCGGCTTTAAAGAAATCGACATCAATATGGGATGCCCCTACCCCATGCAGACCAAGTCGGGCCGCGGTTCCGGAATCCTTTCCCACCCCGAAAAAATCCGCGAAATACTCGACGCCATAAACCAATTAAGCCAACCCGCAGCCGAACCTGCCACAGACAAAAGCCCCAAGTTCAGCATCAAGATGCGTCTCGGCCTCACCTCCCCGGAGGAATGCCTGCAACTGCTACCGCTCCTGAACGAGGCTCCCCTCGCCCACATTACGCTTCATCCGCGGGTTGGAATCCAGCAGTACAAGGGTGCACTCGACTTTGAGACTTTTGACAAATTCTACGGCGAATGCAAACACCCGCTGATTTTTAACGGCGACATCACCGACCTCAAGCAGATCCAGTACATCGAGACACGCTATCCAAAGCTTGCGGGAATCATGATTGGCAGGGGTCTCCTCGCGAACCCGGTTCTCGCCGCCCAGTACGCCGGACTCCCCTGCGGAACCACCACCGAAACGCTTCTGAAAATCCACGCCGACATCGCGGCCGACTACGCCCGCCGCTTGCAAGGCAACGCCCAAATTCTAGACAAAATCCGCCCCTTCTGGACGTATGCGGATCTTCAGAAGAAAATCCGCAAGAAAATCGAGAAATCAAGGACTCTCGAAGAATACCTCGAAGCCGTCAACGAGCTCGGCTAG